One genomic region from Bartonella australis AUST/NH1 encodes:
- a CDS encoding ABC transporter permease, with the protein MMEKTRHDRLRDSQIHKQPFLSPLNARRWHNFKHNRRGWWSLWLFLFLCLCSFSAEFIANDRPIIASYKGELLFPVFFDYADEKFGGNLAVADFRDPLIQNEIAQHGWALWPPVRYSYNTIVGNKTLALAPPFWLQSKEKRCVNYARGSSDTECTISRWNWLGTDDMTRDIFARVLYGFRLSIIFSILLTAISAIIGVTAGAVQGYCGGWVDLIFQRLIEIWSSVPSLYLVIIMASVFAQGFWVLLGIMLLFQWVALVGVVRAEFLRARNFSYITAARALGISNSTIMVRHLLPNAMVAALTYMPFLLTSGISLLTSLDYLGFGLPPGYASLGELMRQATSNLSAPWIGITGFVVIALMLSLLAFIGEAVRDAFDPRKAL; encoded by the coding sequence ATGATGGAAAAGACAAGACACGATAGGCTTCGTGATTCTCAGATCCATAAACAGCCTTTTCTCTCTCCGTTGAACGCGCGCCGTTGGCATAATTTTAAACATAATCGTCGTGGTTGGTGGTCGTTATGGCTTTTTTTATTTTTATGTTTATGCTCTTTTTCAGCGGAGTTCATTGCCAATGACCGCCCAATTATCGCCTCTTATAAAGGAGAATTATTATTCCCTGTTTTTTTTGATTATGCCGATGAAAAATTTGGTGGAAATTTGGCCGTAGCAGATTTTCGTGATCCCTTAATTCAGAACGAAATCGCCCAACATGGTTGGGCATTATGGCCGCCGGTTCGTTATTCTTATAATACTATAGTAGGTAATAAAACTTTGGCGTTAGCGCCTCCTTTTTGGCTACAAAGTAAAGAGAAGCGTTGCGTTAATTATGCGCGAGGGAGTTCTGATACGGAGTGCACCATTAGCCGGTGGAATTGGCTTGGAACAGACGATATGACGCGTGATATTTTTGCACGGGTTTTATACGGCTTCCGATTATCGATAATTTTCAGTATTTTACTGACAGCTATTTCCGCTATCATTGGTGTTACAGCAGGAGCGGTTCAGGGTTATTGTGGCGGTTGGGTTGATTTAATTTTTCAGCGTTTAATTGAGATATGGTCTTCTGTACCGTCGCTTTATTTAGTTATTATAATGGCTTCTGTTTTTGCGCAGGGTTTTTGGGTATTATTGGGGATTATGCTTCTTTTCCAATGGGTGGCGTTGGTTGGCGTGGTGCGCGCGGAATTTTTGCGCGCACGGAATTTTTCCTATATCACCGCTGCGCGTGCTTTAGGAATCTCTAATAGCACTATTATGGTACGCCATTTATTGCCGAATGCTATGGTTGCTGCTTTAACCTATATGCCTTTTTTATTAACATCGGGGATTTCGTTATTAACGTCGCTCGATTATTTAGGGTTTGGTCTCCCTCCCGGTTACGCCTCTTTGGGCGAATTGATGCGGCAGGCTACCTCTAATTTAAGTGCTCCTTGGATTGGTATTACAGGCTTCGTCGTCATTGCTCTCATGTTATCGCTGTTAGCATTTATTGGTGAGGCAGTGCGAGATGCTTTTGACCCGCGGAAGGCATTATAA
- a CDS encoding ABC transporter ATP-binding protein translates to MTELLSVRDLSITLCQAEEKKSIIEKISFNIKKGETVALVGESGSGKSVTALSILRLLPSSKTLCQSGEIFFNDQDLLKQKEEALRKVRGKDITMIFQEPMISLNPLHNVERQIGEVLKMHSDARGEQLRARIIDLLIQVGISEPQKRLGSFPHQLSGGQRQRVMIAIALANSPQLLIADEPTTALDVTVQAKILELLIQLKKSRNMSMLFITHDLSIVRRIADRVYIMRGGEIVENGPVNELFESPQHPYTKQLLAAEPKGHPLRADNSAPVLIRGQKIRVWFPIKKGLFRRTIGYVKAVQDIDITIRAGQTLGVVGESGSGKTTLGLALARMLSFKGQIYFDGTDISDFNFRKMRPLRRHIQIVFQDPFGSLSPRMSVGEIIAEGLSVHEPQLSYAERDDRVIESLCEVNLDPATRYRYPHEFSGGQRQRIALARAIILKPRFLVLDEPTSSLDARAQAQIVDLLRQLQQKYHLGYLFVSHDLKIVKALAHEIIVMHNGKMVERGSADRIFSCPQNSYTQTLMAAAFTLESGRL, encoded by the coding sequence ATGACGGAGTTGCTTTCAGTTCGTGATCTTTCGATTACATTGTGCCAAGCAGAAGAAAAAAAATCTATAATTGAGAAAATTTCTTTTAATATTAAGAAGGGAGAAACGGTTGCCCTCGTAGGGGAATCAGGTTCAGGAAAATCAGTAACAGCGTTGTCTATTTTGCGATTATTGCCTTCTTCAAAAACGCTTTGTCAGTCAGGTGAAATTTTCTTTAATGATCAGGATTTGCTGAAGCAAAAAGAAGAAGCTTTGCGTAAAGTTCGTGGTAAAGACATTACTATGATTTTTCAGGAGCCGATGATCTCCCTCAATCCTTTGCATAATGTGGAACGTCAGATAGGTGAAGTCCTCAAAATGCACTCAGATGCGCGTGGCGAACAGTTGCGCGCGCGTATCATTGATTTGCTGATTCAAGTGGGAATTAGTGAACCACAAAAGCGTTTGGGCTCATTTCCTCACCAATTATCAGGTGGTCAGCGGCAACGAGTGATGATTGCGATAGCGCTCGCTAATAGCCCACAATTATTGATCGCTGATGAGCCAACGACTGCGCTTGACGTGACTGTTCAAGCGAAAATCCTTGAGCTGCTGATACAGTTAAAAAAGAGTCGCAATATGTCGATGCTTTTCATCACCCATGATTTATCTATCGTGCGTCGCATTGCGGATCGTGTTTACATAATGAGGGGAGGAGAAATTGTTGAAAATGGGCCAGTAAACGAGCTTTTCGAAAGTCCTCAACATCCCTATACAAAGCAATTGTTAGCGGCAGAGCCTAAAGGGCATCCTCTTCGCGCTGATAACAGCGCCCCTGTTTTGATAAGGGGTCAGAAAATACGCGTTTGGTTTCCTATTAAAAAAGGCTTATTTCGGCGAACAATCGGTTATGTGAAAGCTGTGCAGGATATCGATATTACAATTCGCGCTGGTCAAACGCTCGGTGTAGTAGGGGAATCAGGTTCAGGAAAAACGACATTAGGGCTTGCACTAGCGCGAATGCTTTCTTTTAAAGGCCAGATTTATTTTGATGGCACTGATATTAGCGATTTTAATTTTAGGAAAATGCGCCCTTTACGTCGTCATATCCAGATCGTTTTTCAAGATCCTTTTGGTTCGCTTTCACCGCGCATGTCTGTGGGAGAAATTATCGCTGAGGGGTTATCAGTCCATGAACCACAGCTTTCTTATGCTGAGCGCGACGACCGTGTGATCGAATCTTTATGCGAGGTTAATCTTGATCCTGCCACCCGCTATCGTTACCCACATGAATTTTCTGGTGGACAGAGGCAGCGGATCGCTCTCGCGCGCGCAATCATTCTTAAGCCGCGGTTTCTCGTTCTTGATGAGCCGACGTCTTCCCTTGATGCACGCGCGCAGGCGCAAATTGTCGATCTCTTACGTCAGCTACAACAAAAATATCACCTAGGTTATCTTTTTGTTAGCCATGATCTAAAGATTGTTAAAGCACTTGCGCACGAAATTATCGTGATGCACAATGGAAAAATGGTTGAGCGTGGTTCCGCTGACCGTATTTTTTCCTGTCCTCAAAATTCTTACACACAAACTTTGATGGCTGCTGCGTTTACGCTGGAATCTGGCCGTTTATAG
- a CDS encoding molybdopterin-synthase adenylyltransferase MoeB, translated as MTQEADTKLSTEEIERYARHIILPEIGGTGQQKLKAARVLVVGAGGLGAPVLTYLAAAGVGTLGIVDDDIVSLSNLQRQVIHRTSAINQRKTTSAESTIKAINPHVMTEKYSLRLDETNIDRLIDAYHIIIDGSDNFATRYLLADHSFQRAKPLISGAVSRFEGSLTVLMPYKDNNPHYRDLFPNPPAAGVIPTCVEAGIISALPGVIGTLQAMEAIKLITNIGEPLIGKILLYNGLSAQFNVISYKRPDSSVNAAAIKVCV; from the coding sequence ATGACACAAGAAGCTGATACAAAATTAAGCACAGAAGAAATTGAGCGCTATGCACGCCATATTATTTTGCCTGAAATTGGTGGTACAGGACAACAAAAGCTAAAAGCTGCTCGCGTCCTTGTTGTCGGCGCAGGCGGTCTTGGAGCACCGGTTTTAACTTATCTTGCTGCAGCGGGTGTTGGAACTCTCGGAATCGTCGATGACGACATCGTTTCGCTTTCCAATTTACAACGCCAAGTCATTCACAGAACAAGCGCAATTAATCAACGAAAAACCACTAGCGCTGAATCCACGATAAAAGCAATTAACCCCCATGTTATGACTGAAAAATATAGCCTGCGTTTAGACGAAACTAACATAGATAGACTCATCGACGCCTACCATATTATTATTGACGGAAGCGATAATTTTGCTACACGCTATCTTCTCGCTGACCATTCTTTTCAACGCGCTAAACCTTTAATAAGCGGTGCCGTAAGCCGGTTTGAGGGTTCATTAACAGTTCTCATGCCCTATAAAGACAATAACCCCCATTATCGCGATTTGTTCCCTAATCCGCCCGCCGCCGGCGTTATCCCTACATGTGTTGAAGCCGGAATCATCAGTGCTTTGCCCGGAGTTATTGGTACACTCCAAGCAATGGAAGCGATTAAACTTATCACAAATATTGGAGAGCCTTTGATAGGTAAAATCCTCCTCTATAACGGATTATCAGCACAATTTAATGTGATTTCCTATAAACGGCCAGATTCCAGCGTAAACGCAGCAGCCATCAAAGTTTGTGTGTAA
- the gshB gene encoding glutathione synthase, which translates to MKVAIQMDHISELKIRGDTTFSLILEAQERGHCLFHYTPDFLSMRDGRVMARLEPLTVRDEEGCHYQLGESVYTELTDMDVVLLRQDPPFDMNYITTTHFLERIHPKTLVVNDPIWVRNSPEKIFVTEFPDLMPETLITKDVEEVRAFRAVFGDIIIKPLYGNGGTGVFYLKQDDHNLSSLLELFGQNYREPFIVQRYLSAVRQGDKRIILLDGALVGAINRVPAETDIRSNMHVGGRAENIKLTERDHEICARIGPILKERGLLLVGIDVIGDYITEINVTSPTGIREIKRFGGADIASLFWDAIEFKRQN; encoded by the coding sequence ATGAAAGTTGCCATTCAGATGGACCATATTTCGGAACTCAAAATTCGTGGGGATACTACGTTTTCTCTTATTTTGGAAGCACAAGAGCGTGGACATTGCCTTTTCCATTATACACCAGATTTTTTATCCATGCGCGACGGTCGTGTGATGGCACGCTTAGAACCGTTAACTGTGCGCGACGAAGAGGGATGCCATTATCAATTAGGCGAGTCTGTTTACACGGAGTTGACAGATATGGATGTGGTTCTTTTGCGCCAAGATCCGCCTTTTGATATGAATTATATCACGACAACCCATTTTTTGGAACGCATTCATCCCAAGACGCTTGTAGTGAATGATCCGATATGGGTACGTAATAGTCCAGAAAAGATTTTTGTTACCGAATTTCCTGATTTGATGCCAGAAACATTGATTACAAAAGATGTTGAAGAAGTGAGGGCATTCAGAGCTGTATTCGGTGATATTATTATTAAACCACTCTACGGTAACGGAGGTACAGGGGTTTTTTACTTAAAACAGGACGATCATAACCTGTCATCACTTTTGGAATTGTTTGGACAAAATTACCGTGAGCCTTTTATTGTACAGCGCTATTTGAGCGCGGTGCGGCAAGGAGATAAACGGATTATTTTGCTTGATGGTGCGCTTGTAGGAGCGATTAATAGGGTTCCGGCGGAAACGGACATCCGCTCCAATATGCATGTTGGAGGCCGAGCAGAAAATATTAAACTGACAGAACGCGACCACGAAATCTGCGCGCGCATTGGCCCAATTTTAAAGGAACGCGGTTTGCTTCTTGTTGGGATTGACGTAATCGGCGATTATATAACGGAAATTAATGTTACCTCTCCTACGGGAATTCGTGAAATTAAGCGTTTTGGCGGAGCGGATATAGCTTCTCTTTTCTGGGACGCTATTGAATTTAAGCGCCAAAATTAA
- a CDS encoding PstS family phosphate ABC transporter substrate-binding protein translates to MRKVLSVGVGLVFAIALSVNAGNARNQIQIAGSSTVLPYEKIVAEIFGEIYPNFKVPVIESGGSGAGIKEFCRDVGGNTVDIVNSSRAMKPSELQSCFNAGVKDIEEMLIGYDGVVLATNINSPDWKLQPEDVYKALAAQIVIDGKLQLNKISKWNAVNNTLPDWRITAYIPGEKHGTREVFEEKLLIAGCKASGAVEAMKALEMDDKAIHAACIAVRKDGSVIDIDGDYSETFARLISDKTGIGVFGLSFYENNADKFKAVYISGVGPSAETISRGEYPISRPLFFYVKKAHLGVVPGLQEYIDFFLSDQMIGPDGPLAEYGLVPASEKERQAQRAAFSAGTVMTLK, encoded by the coding sequence ATGAGGAAAGTGTTATCAGTCGGAGTGGGGCTGGTTTTCGCTATTGCATTATCGGTTAATGCTGGCAATGCTCGTAATCAAATTCAAATTGCAGGTTCGTCCACAGTTTTACCTTATGAAAAAATCGTCGCCGAGATATTCGGAGAGATTTACCCTAATTTTAAGGTTCCTGTTATTGAATCAGGCGGTTCAGGCGCCGGTATCAAGGAGTTTTGCCGGGATGTTGGGGGAAATACGGTTGATATCGTTAATAGTTCGCGAGCGATGAAGCCAAGTGAGTTGCAGTCTTGTTTTAACGCTGGTGTAAAAGATATTGAAGAAATGCTCATTGGGTATGATGGTGTTGTTTTAGCGACGAACATCAATAGCCCTGATTGGAAATTGCAGCCGGAGGATGTTTATAAAGCGCTCGCTGCTCAAATTGTTATTGACGGGAAATTGCAGTTAAACAAAATTTCCAAGTGGAATGCGGTTAATAATACACTTCCTGACTGGAGGATCACAGCTTATATTCCAGGTGAGAAGCACGGGACACGTGAGGTTTTTGAAGAAAAATTGCTAATTGCTGGTTGCAAGGCCAGTGGGGCGGTTGAGGCGATGAAAGCTTTGGAGATGGATGATAAGGCGATTCATGCTGCTTGTATTGCAGTACGTAAAGATGGAAGTGTTATTGATATTGATGGTGATTATTCTGAAACATTCGCGCGTCTCATTTCCGATAAAACGGGTATCGGTGTTTTTGGTTTGTCTTTTTATGAAAATAATGCTGATAAATTTAAAGCGGTGTACATTAGCGGCGTTGGCCCAAGCGCTGAGACAATTTCCAGAGGTGAATATCCGATTTCGCGTCCACTTTTTTTCTATGTTAAGAAAGCGCATTTAGGTGTTGTTCCAGGTTTGCAGGAATATATTGATTTTTTCCTTTCTGATCAAATGATTGGTCCAGATGGGCCATTAGCTGAATACGGCCTCGTTCCAGCTTCTGAGAAGGAACGGCAAGCGCAGCGTGCTGCTTTTTCTGCTGGAACAGTAATGACTTTGAAATAA
- the pstC gene encoding phosphate ABC transporter permease subunit PstC, translating into MFVSLIIVLLFILGFAGFCISYMRARFLENTGSKMHSRACYYGWWTFSITVIPALIFLIFWSVASAVYLEHNASREIEAYAACKSNIVTHDLMLGTIRSLAKIIHHFEGDLAVVSYGDMQAQLLAKGFVLPEQVPDYILRIAQSWYLFSTKLQFAGHILFFTIAFCFFIFGITRVVPRQRARNKVEHLIVIGLICASAVTVLTTVGIAVSMLFQTINFFQSVPLSNFLFGTVWDPRFSASGLGDEGGQFGLIPLLAGTLYIAFVAMLFAVPIGLFSALYMAEYASTRLRSIVKPLLEVLAGIPTIVYGFFALKVVGPFLRDLSISLSGGVGFIMAQSVLTAGLVMGIMLIPFVSSLSDDVITAVPRFLREGSYGLGATQSETVKKVVIPAALPGIVGALLLTASRAIGETMIVVLAAGVAANLTINPFEAMTTITVKIVNQLTGDFEFNSPQTLVAFALGMTLFSLTLLMNILALYIVRKYQEKYE; encoded by the coding sequence ATGTTCGTTTCTCTCATTATTGTTTTGCTATTTATTTTGGGGTTTGCTGGTTTTTGCATTTCTTATATGCGGGCTCGTTTTCTTGAAAATACAGGATCTAAGATGCATTCTCGTGCATGCTATTATGGCTGGTGGACATTTTCAATAACTGTCATTCCAGCTCTTATTTTTTTGATTTTTTGGAGTGTGGCGAGTGCGGTTTATTTAGAGCATAATGCTTCGCGAGAAATTGAGGCGTACGCAGCGTGTAAGTCGAATATTGTTACTCATGACCTTATGTTGGGGACTATTCGCAGTCTAGCAAAAATTATTCACCACTTTGAAGGAGACCTTGCCGTAGTTTCTTACGGGGATATGCAGGCACAATTGTTAGCGAAGGGATTTGTTTTGCCTGAACAAGTGCCAGATTATATTTTGAGGATAGCACAGTCGTGGTACCTTTTTTCTACAAAGCTTCAGTTTGCAGGTCATATTTTATTTTTTACAATTGCGTTTTGTTTTTTTATCTTTGGAATTACGCGCGTCGTGCCGCGTCAACGTGCGCGCAATAAAGTTGAGCATTTGATTGTTATTGGTTTAATTTGCGCATCCGCTGTCACAGTTTTGACAACAGTTGGCATTGCAGTTTCCATGTTATTTCAGACGATCAATTTTTTTCAGTCCGTACCATTGTCAAATTTCTTGTTTGGAACGGTTTGGGATCCACGTTTTTCAGCCAGCGGTCTGGGAGACGAAGGAGGGCAATTCGGCTTAATACCACTCTTAGCAGGCACACTTTATATCGCATTTGTAGCAATGCTTTTCGCTGTCCCTATAGGATTATTTTCCGCTCTTTATATGGCCGAGTATGCTTCTACTCGATTACGGTCAATTGTAAAACCATTGTTGGAAGTGCTTGCTGGTATTCCGACTATTGTTTACGGTTTTTTTGCTTTAAAAGTTGTTGGCCCTTTTTTGCGCGACCTTTCTATTTCTCTTTCTGGGGGTGTTGGTTTTATTATGGCTCAAAGCGTTTTGACCGCCGGTTTGGTGATGGGAATTATGCTGATTCCTTTTGTTTCATCTTTGTCAGACGACGTTATTACTGCTGTTCCACGTTTTTTGCGGGAGGGTTCTTATGGGTTAGGAGCAACGCAATCTGAAACAGTCAAAAAAGTGGTTATACCAGCAGCTCTTCCTGGAATCGTAGGCGCTCTCTTACTGACGGCGTCACGTGCGATCGGGGAGACGATGATTGTAGTTTTAGCGGCGGGCGTTGCAGCGAATTTAACTATCAATCCATTTGAAGCTATGACCACTATAACAGTCAAAATTGTCAATCAATTGACTGGCGACTTTGAGTTTAATTCTCCGCAAACTCTTGTGGCATTTGCTTTGGGGATGACGCTTTTTAGTCTGACTCTTTTGATGAATATTCTCGCCCTCTATATAGTGCGTAAATATCAGGAAAAATATGAATGA
- the pstA gene encoding phosphate ABC transporter permease PstA, with product MNKVFFPYHRNINLNRRYWAERRFRAYGLIAIFISLFFLSALLWSVISQGYTAFFQSEMILSVYLDEKVIDPGGQRKVNPKILITADYPLLVRNALAAKLGVNREDRASMRDINRMFSGSVRVQLRDIVTKNPDLIGTTQKIRAPAAANIDAAYKGKIDLNAAEKNRKVLNKQVEWMRRLTADGTLYKTFNYGFFTSGASSRPEVAGLGVAIIGSLYMMIIVLAISLPIGVATALYLEEYAHKNKFTDLIEININNLAAVPSIVFGLLGLAVFINFLEMPRSASFVGGLVLTLMTLPTIVIATRSALRTVPSSIRAAALGLGASKTQVVFHHVVPLAAPGILTGTIIGLAQALGETAPLLLIGMVAFVANIPTTPMDPATALPVQILMWASEAERTFVEKTSGAIIVLMIFLAVMNISAILLRRRFERHW from the coding sequence ATGAATAAGGTTTTCTTTCCATATCATCGTAATATCAATCTGAACCGCCGCTATTGGGCTGAACGTCGTTTTCGTGCTTATGGTCTGATTGCTATTTTTATTAGTTTGTTTTTTTTATCTGCTCTTTTATGGTCTGTTATAAGCCAAGGTTATACGGCTTTTTTTCAAAGTGAAATGATATTATCAGTATATTTGGACGAAAAAGTAATCGATCCAGGTGGCCAGCGTAAGGTTAATCCGAAAATATTAATAACCGCGGATTATCCGCTTCTCGTGCGTAACGCTTTGGCTGCAAAGCTTGGAGTAAACCGTGAGGACCGAGCTTCTATGCGCGATATCAATCGCATGTTTTCGGGCAGTGTTCGTGTTCAGTTGCGCGATATAGTGACAAAAAATCCAGATTTAATTGGAACAACACAAAAAATCAGAGCCCCCGCCGCGGCAAACATCGACGCTGCTTATAAAGGGAAGATAGACCTAAACGCAGCGGAGAAAAACCGCAAGGTTTTAAATAAGCAAGTAGAATGGATGAGGCGCTTAACCGCTGACGGTACGCTTTATAAAACATTCAATTATGGTTTTTTTACATCCGGTGCATCAAGTCGTCCTGAGGTTGCGGGGTTGGGCGTCGCGATAATTGGCTCTCTCTATATGATGATTATTGTTTTAGCGATTTCTTTGCCAATTGGGGTGGCGACAGCTCTCTACCTCGAAGAATATGCACATAAAAATAAGTTCACAGATCTTATTGAGATTAATATCAATAATCTTGCCGCTGTTCCTTCGATAGTTTTCGGCCTTTTGGGGCTTGCTGTTTTTATCAATTTTTTGGAGATGCCGCGTTCAGCATCTTTCGTTGGTGGTCTTGTCCTAACTCTTATGACATTACCGACGATTGTTATTGCTACACGCTCCGCTTTGCGGACTGTCCCATCTTCTATTCGTGCCGCAGCTTTAGGATTAGGAGCCTCAAAAACGCAAGTGGTTTTTCATCATGTTGTGCCTTTAGCGGCGCCCGGTATTTTGACAGGTACGATCATCGGTTTAGCGCAGGCATTGGGTGAAACTGCGCCTTTGCTTTTGATTGGGATGGTTGCTTTTGTTGCAAATATTCCTACTACACCTATGGATCCTGCGACTGCTCTGCCCGTCCAAATTTTGATGTGGGCGAGCGAAGCAGAACGAACTTTTGTTGAAAAGACATCGGGCGCTATCATCGTACTCATGATTTTTCTGGCTGTTATGAATATTTCAGCCATCCTTTTGCGCCGGCGATTTGAGCGACATTGGTAA
- the pstB gene encoding phosphate ABC transporter ATP-binding protein PstB — MNIKMSGRDVKVFYGNKEALHGITLDILEHQVTALIGPSGCGKSTFLRCFNRMNDTIENAKVTGLITLDEENIYDSRIDVVELRARVGMVFQKPNPFPKSIFENVAYGPRIHGLVKSRAELCDVVERSLIQAGLFEEVKDRLHEAGTSLSGGQQQRLCIARAIAVSPEVILMDEPCSALDPIATARIEELIDALRQNYTIVIVTHSMQQAARVSQYTAMFHLGHLVEVGETDMMFTSPKEQRTQDYITGRFG; from the coding sequence ATGAACATTAAAATGAGCGGTCGAGATGTTAAGGTTTTTTACGGGAATAAAGAAGCACTTCATGGCATTACTCTTGATATCCTTGAACATCAAGTAACCGCGTTGATTGGCCCTTCAGGTTGCGGAAAATCAACTTTTTTGCGTTGTTTTAACCGTATGAATGATACTATTGAAAATGCTAAAGTGACGGGCCTTATTACTCTAGACGAGGAGAATATTTATGATTCGCGGATTGATGTTGTAGAATTACGTGCACGTGTGGGGATGGTTTTTCAAAAACCTAATCCTTTTCCAAAATCTATTTTTGAAAATGTCGCTTATGGGCCACGTATTCACGGTTTGGTAAAATCACGCGCTGAATTATGTGATGTAGTTGAAAGGAGCTTGATACAAGCCGGATTATTTGAGGAGGTAAAGGATCGTCTTCATGAGGCCGGGACGAGTTTATCGGGGGGGCAGCAACAACGTTTATGTATTGCTCGTGCCATCGCTGTAAGTCCTGAAGTTATTTTGATGGACGAACCATGTTCGGCTCTTGATCCGATTGCAACAGCACGTATTGAAGAACTTATTGATGCATTACGACAAAATTATACGATTGTTATTGTAACACATTCAATGCAGCAGGCGGCGCGCGTTTCTCAATATACAGCTATGTTTCATTTAGGGCATCTGGTGGAAGTTGGCGAAACTGACATGATGTTTACCTCGCCGAAGGAGCAGCGCACACAAGATTATATTACGGGCCGTTTTGGGTAA
- the phoU gene encoding phosphate signaling complex protein PhoU, whose product MFMSHTVSSYDAELKYLEAKIAEMGSHAEKMIERSVASIIHDDLQLAATVISDDLYLDEMERDINEKAITVICKRQPMAVDLREIVGAIRISSDIERIGDMAKNIAKRAVAISKMRQPAAFYRGLETITALALDQLREILGAYTDRLLNRIDTVRERDDEIDALYTSLFRELLTYMVEDMRNITVCTHLLFCAKNIERIGDHVTNIAETLHYVITGHHMPSDRPRDDLTYQVGIDEKKTD is encoded by the coding sequence ATGTTCATGAGTCATACCGTCAGTTCTTATGATGCAGAATTAAAATATTTAGAAGCAAAGATCGCAGAAATGGGAAGTCACGCGGAAAAGATGATTGAACGTTCTGTAGCATCGATTATTCATGATGACCTCCAGCTTGCAGCTACAGTTATTTCCGACGATTTATATTTGGATGAAATGGAACGTGACATTAATGAAAAGGCAATTACTGTTATTTGCAAACGTCAGCCAATGGCCGTTGATCTACGCGAGATCGTTGGGGCTATTCGTATTTCTTCCGATATTGAGCGAATTGGGGATATGGCAAAAAACATCGCTAAGCGGGCAGTTGCCATTTCGAAAATGCGTCAACCTGCCGCTTTTTATCGTGGTCTTGAAACAATTACAGCTTTAGCACTTGATCAGCTAAGAGAGATTTTAGGCGCTTACACCGACCGTTTATTGAATCGTATTGATACGGTACGCGAGCGTGACGATGAAATCGACGCTTTGTATACATCTCTTTTTCGTGAACTTTTGACCTACATGGTGGAGGATATGCGTAATATTACAGTTTGTACGCATTTACTTTTTTGTGCAAAGAATATTGAACGAATTGGCGATCACGTTACTAATATCGCTGAGACGCTGCATTATGTCATAACCGGTCATCATATGCCTTCTGATCGTCCCCGTGATGACCTCACATATCAAGTTGGAATAGATGAGAAAAAAACAGATTAA
- a CDS encoding cell wall hydrolase — protein MKKNWWVVFIAFFVIQLVTAGCAPNYLGVKGVDDRKKIKKTAGNALTERECLMRAMYFESNRSSREGMIAVGTVVMNRVNSSAYPKTICGVVGQHKQFAPGVLTRPMTEQASVARAKEAANAVLHGERDKKSKNAMFFHTAGLVFPYTNMHYVRVAGGNAFYEKRARNGLLQVPTNDRPYNVAFAFSQDNSDDVSDFITAGLKSSGSKADRTKNTSVSVKIAQANKAAVPFVVAQLGKIPIPAPAPNHVEKIREVREIQAYTVPSPDKLGAVVAMLEEQHKSR, from the coding sequence ATGAAAAAGAATTGGTGGGTTGTTTTTATTGCCTTTTTCGTAATACAGTTGGTTACTGCGGGATGTGCTCCTAATTACCTGGGAGTTAAGGGAGTGGATGACCGTAAAAAAATTAAAAAGACAGCAGGAAATGCACTAACCGAACGCGAATGCCTTATGCGTGCTATGTATTTTGAGTCGAATCGTTCAAGTCGTGAAGGAATGATTGCGGTAGGAACGGTTGTCATGAATCGTGTAAATTCGAGTGCTTATCCAAAAACGATCTGCGGTGTCGTTGGTCAGCACAAGCAGTTTGCCCCTGGCGTTCTGACGCGCCCTATGACCGAGCAGGCTTCCGTTGCGCGCGCTAAGGAGGCTGCTAACGCTGTTTTGCATGGTGAACGGGATAAGAAAAGTAAAAACGCTATGTTTTTTCACACCGCTGGTTTAGTTTTTCCCTACACAAATATGCACTACGTCCGCGTTGCAGGGGGGAACGCTTTTTATGAAAAAAGAGCGCGTAATGGGTTGCTTCAGGTCCCTACTAACGACCGCCCTTATAACGTCGCTTTCGCTTTTTCTCAAGATAATTCTGACGATGTGTCAGACTTTATAACCGCAGGCTTAAAAAGCAGCGGAAGTAAAGCAGATAGAACAAAAAATACATCTGTTTCAGTCAAGATAGCACAGGCGAATAAGGCCGCTGTGCCTTTTGTTGTTGCACAGCTTGGCAAGATTCCTATTCCCGCACCCGCGCCCAATCATGTAGAAAAAATACGAGAAGTCAGAGAAATTCAGGCATACACTGTACCTTCACCGGATAAGTTAGGTGCAGTCGTCGCAATGCTAGAAGAACAGCATAAAAGCCGATAA